The genomic segment GCCTCGTGGAACTTCCGCCGCGCATGGGCCCAGCAGCCGACTTCGATCAGGCCGCGAGCGTGCAGGCCGTCGTAACCGGCATAGGCGTCGGATTGGAGATATCCCGAAGTGTACGACTGCAAGAACCGCTCCGGCCCGTCGCGGCGGCGGTCGGCCGTGAAGTCGTAACACATGAAGGGGTGCTCACGATCGCCCAGGTACACCCAGAGCCGGCCGGTCGAGCTCCCGCCGCCGCCGGGATCCTGGACGGTCACCG from the Tautonia rosea genome contains:
- a CDS encoding IS66 family transposase, producing the protein QGITLARSTLCDWTAASAGLLEPIVRAMHRRILQSRVIQTDDTPVTVQDPGGGGSSTGRLWVYLGDREHPFMCYDFTADRRRDGPERFLQSYTSGYLQSDAYAGYDGLHARGLIEVGCWAHARRKFHEA